In Tripterygium wilfordii isolate XIE 37 chromosome 15, ASM1340144v1, whole genome shotgun sequence, one DNA window encodes the following:
- the LOC120016510 gene encoding uncharacterized protein LOC120016510 isoform X1 — protein MSRAGGDDLKRKVFCFPRSPPLTHGQSMEVIGFPLRKNWHLVWYHIDYCAIKIKLVMNTSWQRLGRVTKDLLTDNSKGPGSSRNSAQKENGLDILITISELVAFVD, from the exons ATGAGCAGGGCTGGAGGAGATGATTTAAAAAGGAAAGTTTTCTGCTTTCCACGTTCACCTCCTTTGACTCATGGGCAAAGTATGGAGGTGATCGGATTTCCTCTGAGGAAGAATTGGCATTTGGTGTG GTACCACATCGACTATTGtgcaatcaaaatcaaactaGTGATGAACACCTCATGGCAACGGTTGGGCAGAGTGACAAAGGATCTTCTCACAGACAACTCAAAAGGCCCTGGAAGCAGCAGAAATTCTGCTCA GAAAGAAAATGGATTGGACATATTGATTACCATCTCTGAATTAGTAGCTTTTGTTGATTGA
- the LOC120016943 gene encoding trihelix transcription factor GTL1-like isoform X1: MQRGGGGGSQSLYGLSTSTAEIAPPAIASSDTHLMQQPVEAASPISSRPPAAASLDELMGLAASAGADEDAPEGGGGGGGGGGSGGGNRWPRQETLALIKIRTEMDSAFRDATVKGPLWEDVSRKLAELGYRRSDKKCKEKFENVHKYYKRTKEGRAGRQDGKNYKFFEQLEALHKTTASTSTHVSASQAIPATATTATAEASASLDVSPVSIGIPMPTSSVRITQPPPTTSSVRMSLNVFPHNLSAAAMPLPPTSLIGSAAPAVTTGGANIGISFSSSSSSSSSQGTEDDYDEDDDETEGQPLSNPAGSSRKRKRRSGGSSARRMMEFFENLTKQVMQKQEAMQKRFLEVIEKREQDRMIREEAWKRQETARLSREHELMAQERAISASRDAAIVSFLQKLTGQTIQLPQPVTIPAFTPPPPPPQPVPSIHVTPSMPPRPPPSVPQQPQQQSNQPQQIQQQQQHSQSVSSEAVMAIPEQQIPPQDVSASGSYEPISSRWLKAEILTLINLRSGLESRYQEAGPKGPLWEEISAGMTRLGYQRNSKRCKEKWENINKYFKKVKENNKQRPEDSKTCPYYHELDALYRRKVLSSTSGGGGTSTGGTAEQWQQQESTNMEPSPATLPSDVPVLTGAAQAEQASQASNVGLPSSLFEEGNGGGATKEPEDIMKELMERQAGSTQQQQQWHQQQRQQLTVDDYDKMEEGADSENTEVEDEDIEDDEDDELGDERKMDYKIEFQRQNTGGASNGGGNGAATFTAMVQ; the protein is encoded by the exons atgcaacgaggaggaggaggaggatcacAATCCCTATATGGGTTGTCCACATCAACGGCCGAGATTGCTCCTCCTGCAATTGCAAGTTCTGACACCCACTTGATGCAACAGCCAGTAGAAGCTGCCTCACCCATCAGCAGCAGACCACCTGCCGCCGCCAGTTTAGATGAGCTTATGGGATTGGCAGCATCAGCTGGGGCAGATGAAGATGCACCAGAAggcggtggtggaggaggaggaggtggtggtagTGGTGGGGGCAATAGGTGGCCCAGACAAGAAACATTGGCGCTAATCAAGATTAGGACTGAAATGGATAGTGCCTTTCGTGATGCCACCGTCAAAGGCCCTCTGTGGGAAGATGTTTCCag AAAACTAGCGGAGCTTGGATACAGAAGAAGTgacaaaaaatgcaaagagaagttCGAGAACGTACACAAATACTACAAGCGAACAAAGGAAGGCCGAGCCGGTCGTCAAGATGGCAAGAACTATAAATTCTTTGAACAGCTGGAAGCTCTCCATAAAACCACCGCCTCCACCAGCACCCACGTGTCTGCCTCCCAAGCAATACCTGCTACCGCCACCACGGCCACAGCAGAAGCCTCCGCTAGCCTTGATGTCTCTCCTGTCTCTATTGGAATCCCAATGCCGACGTCATCAGTGAGAATTACTCAACCACCGCCTACTACTTCTTCTGTCCGGATGTCATTGAATGTGTTTCCTCATAATCTGAGTGCCGCTGCCATGCCGTTACCGCCCACGTCGCTCATTGGATCTGCTGCTCCAGCGGTTACGACAGGTGGGGCCAATATTGGAATTAGCTTTTCATCGAGCagttcgtcttcttcttctcaggGTACTGAAGATGATTATGACGAGGACGATGATGAAACAGAAGGACAACCACTGTCGAACCCAGCTGGCAGCAGCCGAAAACGGAAGAGGCGGTCCGGTGGCAGCAGTGCGAGGAGGATGATGGAATTCTTCGAGAATCTAACGAAACAGGTGATGCAGAAACAGGAGGCGATGCAGAAAAGGTTTTTGGAGGTTATTGAGAAGAGAGAGCAAGATAGGATGATCAGAGAGGAAGCTTGGAAGAGGCAAGAAACGGCAAGATTGAGCCGAGAACACGAACTGATGGCACAAGAGAGAGCAATCTCTGCTTCCAGGGACGCCGCCATTGTGTCCTTTCTACAGAAACTTACTGGGCAGACCATCCAGTTACCTCAACCTGTCACCATCCCCGCATTCACACCACCACCGCCGCCACCACAACCTGTGCCGTCAATCCACGTGACCCCATCAATGCCACCGCGGCCACCACCATCAGTACCCCAACAACCACAGCAACAAAGCAATCAGCCCCAACAAATtcagcagcaacagcaacatTCGCAATCAGTTTCGTCAGAAGCAGTAATGGCAATACCAGAACAGCAAATTCCACCACAAGATGTTAGCGCAAGTGGGAGCTACGAACCGATTTCGTCGAGATGGCTAAAGGCGGAGATACTTACACTAATTAATTTGAGAAGTGGGCTTGAGTCAAGGTACCAAGAGGCGGGTCCTAAAGGCCCACTTTGGGAAGAGATTTCAGCAGGGATGACGAGGTTGGGGTACCAGAGAAATTCCAAGAGATGCAAGGAAAAATGGGAGAACATCAACAAATACTTCAAGAAAGTCAAGGAGAATAATAAGCAACGCCCGGAAGACTCCAAGACCTGCCCTTACTACCATGAACTCGACGCACTTTATAGGAGAAAGGTACTAAGCAGCACCAGCGGAGGTGGCGGTACGAGCACGGGTGGCACTGCAGAACAGTGGCAGCAGCAGGAGAGCACAAACATGGAGCCTTCGCCAGCAACATTGCCGAGCGATGTTCCAGTATTGACAGGAGCAGCACAAGCAGAACAAGCCTCGCAGGCAAGTAATGTAGGCTTGCCAAGTAGCCTTTTTGAAGAAGGAAATGGAGGAGGAGCAACAAAGGAG CCAGAAGACATTATGAAGGAGTTAATGGAGAGGCAAGCAGGGTCAACGCAACAACAGCAGCAATGGCATCAGCAGCAGCGACAACAGTTAACGGTTGATGACTACGACAAGATGGAGGAAGGTGCGGATAGTGAGAATACTGAAGTGGAAGATGAAGATATtgaagatgatgaggatgatgaattAGGAGATGAGAGGAAGATGGATTACAAGATAGAGTTTCAAAGGCAAAACACTGGTGGCGCCTCTAATGGAGGAGGAAATGGAGCAGCCACCTTCACGGCCATGGTTCAATAG
- the LOC119980112 gene encoding myb-related protein 308-like produces MRTPRFCDKTKVRKGTWTPEEDKRLSAFVTSNGCWNWRQLPKHAGLLRCGKSCRLRWMNYLRPNIRRGNYTKEEDETIITLHKSMGNRWSAIAAQLRGRTDNDIKNYWHSHLKKLVEDETITLAHATIQNSNHDELSNIETKQEEISHQVNNDLVKLETDQIIVENSSVIQLPSYEVSSMADANVGVEVPTSVDHLLLHQEEDRIVHDLQVLEMEPMSTPENSNNYLAAYLLDPSNVPQSPYFDVELLCPYNSNRQEQDDDELDFKNLSLW; encoded by the exons atgaggacTCCTCGATTCTGTGACAAGACCAAGGTGAGGAAGGGTACATGGACACCTGAGGAAGACAAAAGACTGTCGGCTTTTGTTACCTCGAACGGTTGTTGGAATTGGCGCCAACTTCCAAAACATGCTG GGCTATTAAGGTGTGGGAAGAGCTGTAGATTGAGATGGATGAATTATTTAAGGCCAAACATCAGAAGAGGAAACTATACCAAAGAGGAAGATGAAACCATAATTACCTTACACAAATCGATGGGGAATAG ATGGTCTGCAATTGCTGCTCAATTACGTGGAAGAACCGACAACGATATCAAAAACTACTGGCACAGCCACCTCAAGAAACTTGTGGAAGACGAGACTATTACACTTGCTCATGCGACGATTCAGAACTCGAATCATGATGAGCTTTCAAATATCGAAACAAAGCAAGAAGAAATATCACACCAAGTTAATAATGACCTAGTTAAACTCGAGACTGATCAAATAATCGTTGAAAACTCATCAGTGATCCAGTTGCCAAGTTACGAGGTTTCTTCTATGGCGGATGCAAATGTTGGAGTTGAAGTTCCTACCAGTGTCGATCACCTTCTTTTACACCAAGAAGAAGACCGCATTGTTCATGATCTGCAGGTTCTAGAGATGGAACCTATGTCCACGCCTGAAAACTCGAATAATTACTTGGCAGCATATTTGCTTGATCCGTCAAATGTGCCTCAATCCCCTTACTTTGATGTTGAGCTCTTGTGCCCTTATAATTCTAACCGGCAAGAGcaagatgatgatgaacttgacttcaaaaacttgtctttgtgGTGA
- the LOC120016943 gene encoding trihelix transcription factor GTL1-like isoform X2, whose protein sequence is MQRGGGGGSQSLYGLSTSTAEIAPPAIASSDTHLMQQPVEAASPISSRPPAAASLDELMGLAASAGADEDAPEGGGGGGGGGGSGGGNRWPRQETLALIKIRTEMDSAFRDATVKGPLWEDVSRKLAELGYRRSDKKCKEKFENVHKYYKRTKEGRAGRQDGKNYKFFEQLEALHKTTASTSTHVSASQAIPATATTATAEASASLDVSPVSIGIPMPTSSVRITQPPPTTSSVRMSLNVFPHNLSAAAMPLPPTSLIGSAAPAVTTGGANIGISFSSSSSSSSSQGTEDDYDEDDDETEGQPLSNPAGSSRKRKRRSGGSSARRMMEFFENLTKQVMQKQEAMQKRFLEVIEKREQDRMIREEAWKRQETARLSREHELMAQERAISASRDAAIVSFLQKLTGQTIQLPQPVTIPAFTPPPPPPQPVPSIHVTPSMPPRPPPSVPQQPQQQSNQPQQIQQQQQHSQSVSSEAVMAIPEQQIPPQDVSASGSYEPISSRWLKAEILTLINLRSGLESRYQEAGPKGPLWEEISAGMTRLGYQRNSKRCKEKWENINKYFKKVKENNKQRPEDSKTCPYYHELDALYRRKVLSSTSGGGGTSTGGTAEQWQQQESTNMEPSPATLPSDVPVLTGAAQAEQASQASNVGLPSSLFEEGNGGGATKEKTL, encoded by the exons atgcaacgaggaggaggaggaggatcacAATCCCTATATGGGTTGTCCACATCAACGGCCGAGATTGCTCCTCCTGCAATTGCAAGTTCTGACACCCACTTGATGCAACAGCCAGTAGAAGCTGCCTCACCCATCAGCAGCAGACCACCTGCCGCCGCCAGTTTAGATGAGCTTATGGGATTGGCAGCATCAGCTGGGGCAGATGAAGATGCACCAGAAggcggtggtggaggaggaggaggtggtggtagTGGTGGGGGCAATAGGTGGCCCAGACAAGAAACATTGGCGCTAATCAAGATTAGGACTGAAATGGATAGTGCCTTTCGTGATGCCACCGTCAAAGGCCCTCTGTGGGAAGATGTTTCCag AAAACTAGCGGAGCTTGGATACAGAAGAAGTgacaaaaaatgcaaagagaagttCGAGAACGTACACAAATACTACAAGCGAACAAAGGAAGGCCGAGCCGGTCGTCAAGATGGCAAGAACTATAAATTCTTTGAACAGCTGGAAGCTCTCCATAAAACCACCGCCTCCACCAGCACCCACGTGTCTGCCTCCCAAGCAATACCTGCTACCGCCACCACGGCCACAGCAGAAGCCTCCGCTAGCCTTGATGTCTCTCCTGTCTCTATTGGAATCCCAATGCCGACGTCATCAGTGAGAATTACTCAACCACCGCCTACTACTTCTTCTGTCCGGATGTCATTGAATGTGTTTCCTCATAATCTGAGTGCCGCTGCCATGCCGTTACCGCCCACGTCGCTCATTGGATCTGCTGCTCCAGCGGTTACGACAGGTGGGGCCAATATTGGAATTAGCTTTTCATCGAGCagttcgtcttcttcttctcaggGTACTGAAGATGATTATGACGAGGACGATGATGAAACAGAAGGACAACCACTGTCGAACCCAGCTGGCAGCAGCCGAAAACGGAAGAGGCGGTCCGGTGGCAGCAGTGCGAGGAGGATGATGGAATTCTTCGAGAATCTAACGAAACAGGTGATGCAGAAACAGGAGGCGATGCAGAAAAGGTTTTTGGAGGTTATTGAGAAGAGAGAGCAAGATAGGATGATCAGAGAGGAAGCTTGGAAGAGGCAAGAAACGGCAAGATTGAGCCGAGAACACGAACTGATGGCACAAGAGAGAGCAATCTCTGCTTCCAGGGACGCCGCCATTGTGTCCTTTCTACAGAAACTTACTGGGCAGACCATCCAGTTACCTCAACCTGTCACCATCCCCGCATTCACACCACCACCGCCGCCACCACAACCTGTGCCGTCAATCCACGTGACCCCATCAATGCCACCGCGGCCACCACCATCAGTACCCCAACAACCACAGCAACAAAGCAATCAGCCCCAACAAATtcagcagcaacagcaacatTCGCAATCAGTTTCGTCAGAAGCAGTAATGGCAATACCAGAACAGCAAATTCCACCACAAGATGTTAGCGCAAGTGGGAGCTACGAACCGATTTCGTCGAGATGGCTAAAGGCGGAGATACTTACACTAATTAATTTGAGAAGTGGGCTTGAGTCAAGGTACCAAGAGGCGGGTCCTAAAGGCCCACTTTGGGAAGAGATTTCAGCAGGGATGACGAGGTTGGGGTACCAGAGAAATTCCAAGAGATGCAAGGAAAAATGGGAGAACATCAACAAATACTTCAAGAAAGTCAAGGAGAATAATAAGCAACGCCCGGAAGACTCCAAGACCTGCCCTTACTACCATGAACTCGACGCACTTTATAGGAGAAAGGTACTAAGCAGCACCAGCGGAGGTGGCGGTACGAGCACGGGTGGCACTGCAGAACAGTGGCAGCAGCAGGAGAGCACAAACATGGAGCCTTCGCCAGCAACATTGCCGAGCGATGTTCCAGTATTGACAGGAGCAGCACAAGCAGAACAAGCCTCGCAGGCAAGTAATGTAGGCTTGCCAAGTAGCCTTTTTGAAGAAGGAAATGGAGGAGGAGCAACAAAGGAG AAGACATTATGA
- the LOC120016684 gene encoding transmembrane protein 120 homolog, which translates to MENSGEQSPQKVEEEVGRVVEQAKELQDSASTYISRTFSDENSLRQRALSLESSIRRLRSLLDSILSSKLIDPKLAEKLHDDLQRARCFLHDGDAAAFLPSKPQAAFLRMFLGPINVRASRKDVQLKVKEEYNSYRDRTALLFLIFPATLLILRSWIWNGCFPTFPVQLYQAWLLFLYTGLALRENILRVNGSDIRPWWIYHHYCAMIMALVSLTWEIKGQPNCAQKQKGVQLFLQWAMMQGVAMLLQNRYQRQRLYTRIALGKAKRMDVVWGETAGVDGQLWLLYPLLFILQGFEAYVGFLLLKTAFVGVVSEWQVIFCGVLFVVMAVGNFTNTVDTLMAKSRFKAKMKRSKSKPEL; encoded by the exons ATGGAGAATTCAGGAGAGCAATCGCCGCAGAAGGTAGAGGAGGAAGTGGGCAGAGTGGTGGAGCAGGCAAAGGAGCTTCAGGACTCGGCGTCGACGTACATATCGAGGACCTTCAGCGATGAGAATTCTCTGCGGCAGCGGGCTCTCTCGCTCGAATCCTCCATCCGCCGCCTCCGTTCCCTCCTTGATTCCATCCTCTCCAGCAAGCTAATCGATCCCAAGCTCGCTGAGAAGCTCCACGATGATTTGCAGAGGGCTAGGTGTTTCCTCCATGACGGTGATGCCGCCGCTTTTCTTCCTTCCAAGCCTCAGG CTGCCTTTTTGAGAATGTTTTTGGGTCCTATCAATGTGCGTGCCTCCCGCAAGGACGTCCAATTGAAGGTCAAGGAGGAGTACAACAGTTACAGG GATAGAACAGCGCTCTTGTTCCTTATTTTTCCAGCAACTCTACTGATTCTGAGATCTTGGATCTGGAATGGTTGCTTTCCCACATTCCCAGTTCAGTTGTACCAG GCGTGGTTGTTGTTCCTCTATACTGGTTTGGCTTTGAGAGAGAACATTTTGAGAGTTAATGGAAGTGATATTCGTCCATG GTGGATATACCATCATTATTGTGCTATGATTATGGCCCTTGTTAGCCTCACATGGGAAATTAAAGGGCAACCAAATTGTGCCCAGAAACAG AAAGGAGTACAACTTTTTTTACAATGGGCAATGATGCAAGGCGTTGCAATGCTTCTACAGAATCGGTATCAGCGCCAGAGGCTCTATACCCGTATTGCATTGGGAAAG GCCAAGAGAATGGATGTCGTTTGGGGAGAAACTGCTGGTGTGGATGGCCAACTGTGGCTGTTGTATCCTCTGCTCTTCATTTTGCAG ggttttgaggCATATGTTGGATTTTTGTTGCTGAAGACTGCATTTGTTGGGGTTGTCTCTGAATGGCAG GTAATATTTTGTGGAGTCCTTTTCGTTGTGATGGCAGTTGGGAACTTCACAAACACGGTGGACACTCTCATGGCAAAATCAAGGTTTAAGGCAAAGATGAAAAGAAGTAAGAGCAAACCGGAATTGTAA
- the LOC120016510 gene encoding uncharacterized protein LOC120016510 isoform X2 → MSRAGGDDLKRKVFCFPRSPPLTHGQSMEVIGFPLRKNWHLVPHRLLCNQNQTSDEHLMATVGQSDKGSSHRQLKRPWKQQKFCSERKWIGHIDYHL, encoded by the exons ATGAGCAGGGCTGGAGGAGATGATTTAAAAAGGAAAGTTTTCTGCTTTCCACGTTCACCTCCTTTGACTCATGGGCAAAGTATGGAGGTGATCGGATTTCCTCTGAGGAAGAATTGGCATTTG GTACCACATCGACTATTGtgcaatcaaaatcaaactaGTGATGAACACCTCATGGCAACGGTTGGGCAGAGTGACAAAGGATCTTCTCACAGACAACTCAAAAGGCCCTGGAAGCAGCAGAAATTCTGCTCA GAAAGAAAATGGATTGGACATATTGATTACCATCTCTGA